A part of Mustela erminea isolate mMusErm1 chromosome 9, mMusErm1.Pri, whole genome shotgun sequence genomic DNA contains:
- the LTBP3 gene encoding latent-transforming growth factor beta-binding protein 3 isoform X4, with translation MPGPRGAAGGLAPEMRGAGAAGLLALLLLLLPLGPGGGAEGGPAGERGAGGGGALARERFKVVFAPVICKRTCLKGQCRDSCQQGSNMTLIGENGHSTDTLTGSGFRVVVCPLPCMNGGQCSSRNQCLCPPDFTGRFCQVPAGGAGGGTGGSGPGLGRAGTLSTGALSPLAPESESVASKHAIYAVQVIADPPGPGEGPPAQHAAFLVPLGPGQISAEVQAPPPVVNVRVHHPPEASVQVHRIEGPNAEGPAPSQHLLPHPKPQHPRPPTQKPLGRCFQDTLPKQPCGSNPLPGLTKQEDCCGSIGTAWGQSKCHKCPQLQYTGVQKPGPLRGEVGADCPQGYKRLNSTHCQDINECAMPGMCRHGDCLNNPGSYRCVCPPGHSLGPSRTQCIADKPEEKSLCFRLVSPEHQCQHPLATRLTRQLCCCSVGKAWGARCQRCPADGTAAFKEICPAGKGYHILTSHQTLTIQGESDFSLFLHPDGPPKPQQLPESPSRAPPPEDTEEEPGVSTDSPLVEEQSAAQSHPTATTSPARPYPELISRPSPPTVRWFLPDLPPSRSAVEIAPTQVTETDECRLNQNICGHGECVPGPSDYSCHCNPGYRSHPQHRYCVDVNECEAEPCGAGRGVCMNTGGSYNCHCNRGYRLHVGAGGRSCVDLNECAKPHLCGDGGFCLNFPGHYKCNCYPGYRLKASRPPVCEDIDECRDPSSCPDSKCENKPGSFKCIACQPGYRSQGGGACRDVNECAEGSPCSPGWCENLPGSFRCTCAQGYAPAPDGRSCQDVDECEAGDVCDNGICTNTPGSFQCQCLSGYHLSRDRSRCEDIDECDFPAACIGGDCINTNGSYRCLCPQGHRLVGGRKCQDIDECSQDPGLCLPHGACENLQGSYACICDEGFTPTQDHHGCEEVEPPHHKKECYLNFDDTVFCDSVLATNVTQQECCCSLGAGWGDHCEIYPCPVYSSAEFHSLCPDGKGYTQDNNIVNYGIPAHRDIDECILFGAEICKEGKCVNTQPGYECYCKQGFYYDGNLLECVDVDECLDESNCRNGVCENTRGGYRCACTPPAEYSPAQRQCLSPEEMERAPERRDVCWAQRGEDGMCAGPLAGPTLTFDDCCCRQGRGWGAQCRPCPPRSSGSQCPTSQSESNSFWDASPLLLGKPPREEDSSEEDSDECRCVSGRCVPRPGGAVCECPGGFQLDASRARCVDIDECRELNQRGLLCKSERCVNTSGSFRCVCKAGFARSRPHGACVPQRRR, from the exons ATGCCCGGGCCCCGCGGGGCTGCTGGCGGCCTGGCCCCTGAGatgcgcggggcgggggcggcggggctgctggcgctgctgctgctgctgctgccgctgggCCCGGGCGGCGGGGCCGAGGGGGGGCCGGCGGGCGAGCGGGgcgccggcgggggcggggcgctgGCCCGCGAGCGCTTCAAGGTGGTCTTTGCGCCGGTGATCTGCAAGCGGACCTGTCTCAAGGGCCAGTGTCGGGACAGTTGTCAGCAGGGCTCCAACATGACGCTCATCGGAGAGAACGGCCACAGCACCGATACGCTCACGGGCTCCGGCTTCCGCGTGG TGGTGTGCCCTCTGCCCTGCATGAACGGTGGCCAGTGCTCCTCCCGAAACCAGTGCCTGTGTCCCCCGGACTTCACCGGTCGCTTCTGCCAGGTGCCCGCTGGAGGAGCTGGCGGGGGCACCGGCGGctcaggccctgggctgggccgGGCCGGGACCCTGTCCACAGGCGCGCTGTCGCCCCTGGCTCCAGAGAGCGAGTCTGTGGCCAGCAAGCACGCCATCTACGCGGTCCAGGTGATCGCGGATCCGCCCGGGCCCGGGGAGGGGCCCCCTGCCCAGCATGCAGCCTTCCTGGTGCCCCTTGGGCCGGGACAGATCTCAGCAGAAG tgCAGGCCCCGCCCCCCGTGGTGAACGTGCGCGTCCACCATCCGCCCGAGGCATCGGTCCAAGTGCACCGCATCGAGGGGCCGAATGCTGAGGGCCCCGCCCCCTCGCAGCACCTGCTGCCGCACCCCAAGCCCCAGCACCCCCGGCCacccacccagaagcccctgggcCGCTGCTTCCAGGACACTCTGCCCAAGCAGCCC TGCGGCAGCAATCCCCTCCCGGGCCTCACCAAGCAGGAAGACTGCTGCGGGAGCATCGGCACCGCCTGGGGCCAGAGCAAGTGCCATAAGTGCCCCCAGCTGCAGT ACACAGGGGTGCAAAAACCAGGACCTCTACGTGGGGAGGTGGGCGCTGACTGCCCCCAGGGCTACAAGAGACTCAACAGCACCCACTGCCAGG ACATCAACGAGTGCGCGATGCCAGGCATGTGTCGCCATGGGGACTGCCTCAACAACCCGGGCTCCTATCGCTGCGTCTGCCCACCTGGCCATAGCTTGGGCCCCTCCCGAACACAGTGCATAG CGGACAAGCCAGAGGAGAAGAGCCTGTGTTTCCGCCTGGTGAGCCCTGAGCACCAGTGCCAGCACCCACTGGCCACGCGCCTCACCCGCCAGCTCTGCTGCTGCAGCGTGGGCAAGGCCTGGGGCGCAAGGTGCCAGCGCTGCCCCGCCGACGGCACTG CTGCCTTCAAGGAGATCTGTCCAGCCGGGAAGGGGTACCACATCCTCACTTCCCACCAGACCCTCACCATTCAGGGCGAAAGtgacttttcccttttcctgcacCCCGACGGGCCACCCAAGCCCCAGCAGCTCCCGGAGAGCCCCAGCCGGGCGCCACCACCTGAGGACACGGAGGAAGAACCAG GGGTGAGCACGGACTCA CCACTGGTCGAGGAGCAGTCAGCAGCCCAGAGCCACCCGACTGCCACCACGTCTCCTGCCAGGCCCTACCCGG AGTTGATCTCCCGGCCCTCGCCACCCACTGTGCGCTGGTTCCTGCCAGACCTGCCGCCATCCCGCAGTGCGGTGGAGATCGCTCCTACTCAGGTCACAG AGACAGACGAGTGTCGCCTGAACCAGAACATCTGTGGCCACGGGGAGTGCGTCCCGGGCCCCTCGGACTACTCCTGCCATTGCAACCCGGGCTACCGGTCGCACCCGCAGCACCGCTACTGCGTGG ACGTGAACGAGTGCGAGGCGGAGCCGTGCGGCGCGGGGAGGGGCGTCTGCATGAACACCGGCGGCTCCTACAACTGCCACTGCAACCGCGGCTACCGCCTGCACGTCGGCGCCGGGGGGCGCTCGTGCGTGG ACCTGAACGAGTGCGCCAAGCCCCACCTGTGCGGCGACGGCGGCTTCTGCCTCAACTTCCCGGGCCACTACAAGTGCAACTGCTACCCCGGCTACCGGCTCAAGGCCTCACGACCGCCCGTGTGCGAAG ACATCGACGAGTGCCGAGACCCTAGCTCCTGCCCGGACAGCAAATGCGAGAACAAACCCGGGAGCTTCAAGTGCATTGCCTGTCAGCCCGGCTACCGCAGCCAGGGGGGCGGGGCCTGCCGCG ACGTGAACGAGTGTGCCGAGGGCAGCCCCTGCTCGCCCGGCTGGTGCGAGAACCTCCCAGGCTCCTTCCGCTGCACGTGCGCCCAGGGCTACGCGCCTGCGCCCGATGGCCGCAGCTGCCAGG ATGTGGATGAGTGTGAGGCGGGGGATGTGTGTGACAACGGCATCTGCACCAACACACCAGGCTCCTTCCAGTGTCAGTGCCTCTCTGGCTACCATCTATCAAGAGACCGGAGCCGATGCGAGG ACATCGATGAGTGTGACTTCCCCGCAGCCTGCATTGGCGGTGACTGCATCAACACCAATGGCTCCTACCGATGTCTCTGTCCCCAGGGGCATCGGCTGGTAGGCGGCAGGAAGTGCCAAG ACATAGATGAATGCAGCCAGGACCCTGGCCTGTGCCTTCCTCACGGGGCCTGTGAGAACCTGCAGGGCTCCTACGCTTGCATCTGTGATGAGGGCTTCACGCCCACCCAGGACCACCACGGCTGTGAGG aGGTGGAGCCGCCCCACCACAAGAAGGAGTGCTACCTTAACTTCGATGACACGGTGTTCTGCGACAGTGTACTGGCCACCAATGTCACCCAGCAAGAATGCTGCTGTTCGCTGGGAGCTGGCTGGGGAGACCACTGTGAGATCTATCCCTGCCCAGTctacagctcag CTGAGTTCCACAGTCTCTGCCCAGACGGGAAGGGCTACACTCAAGACAACAACATTGTCAACTACGGCATCCCAGCCCACCGTG ATATCGACGAGTGCATATTGTTTGGGGCGGAGATCTGCAAGGAGGGCAAGTGCGTGAATACGCAGCCGGGCTACGAGTGCTATTGCAAGCAAGGCTTCTACTACGACGGGAACCTACTGGAGTGCGTGG ACGTGGACGAGTGCCTGGACGAGTCCAACTGCCGGAACGGAGTGTGTGAGAACACGCGCGGCGGCTACCGCTGTGCCTGCACGCCCCCGGCCGAGTACAGCCCAGCGCAGCGCCAGTGTCTGAGCCCAGAGGAGATGG AGCGTGCCCCGGAGCGGCGGGACGTGTGCTGGGCCCAGCGTGGAGAAGACGGCATGTGCGCGGGGCCCCTAGCCGGGCCAACCCTCACCTTCGACGACTGCTGCTGTCGCCAGGGCCGCGGCTGGGGAGCGCAGTGCCGCCCCTGCCCGCCGCGCAGCTCCG GGTCCCAGTGCCCGACGTCGCAGAGTGAGAGCAATTCTTTCTGGGACGCGAGTCCCCTGCTGCTGGGGAAGCCCCCTCGAG AAGAGGACAGCTCAGAGGAGGATTCGGACGAGTGCCGCTGCGTGAGTGGCCGCTGCGTGCCCCGACCCGGTGGCGCCGTGTGCGAGTGTCCTGGAGGCTTCCAGCTCGACGCCTCTCGCGCGCGCTGTGTGG acatcGACGAGTGCCGGGAGCTGAACCAGCGCGGGCTGCTGTGCAAGAGCGAGCGCTGCGTGAACACAAGTGGCTCCTTCCGCTGCGTCTGCAAAGCTGGCTTCGCGCGCAGCCGCCCGCACGGGGCCTGCGTGCCCCAGCGCCGCCGCTGA
- the LTBP3 gene encoding latent-transforming growth factor beta-binding protein 3 isoform X1, with amino-acid sequence MPGPRGAAGGLAPEMRGAGAAGLLALLLLLLPLGPGGGAEGGPAGERGAGGGGALARERFKVVFAPVICKRTCLKGQCRDSCQQGSNMTLIGENGHSTDTLTGSGFRVVVCPLPCMNGGQCSSRNQCLCPPDFTGRFCQVPAGGAGGGTGGSGPGLGRAGTLSTGALSPLAPESESVASKHAIYAVQVIADPPGPGEGPPAQHAAFLVPLGPGQISAEVQAPPPVVNVRVHHPPEASVQVHRIEGPNAEGPAPSQHLLPHPKPQHPRPPTQKPLGRCFQDTLPKQPCGSNPLPGLTKQEDCCGSIGTAWGQSKCHKCPQLQYTGVQKPGPLRGEVGADCPQGYKRLNSTHCQDINECAMPGMCRHGDCLNNPGSYRCVCPPGHSLGPSRTQCIADKPEEKSLCFRLVSPEHQCQHPLATRLTRQLCCCSVGKAWGARCQRCPADGTAAFKEICPAGKGYHILTSHQTLTIQGESDFSLFLHPDGPPKPQQLPESPSRAPPPEDTEEEPGVSTDSPLVEEQSAAQSHPTATTSPARPYPELISRPSPPTVRWFLPDLPPSRSAVEIAPTQVTETDECRLNQNICGHGECVPGPSDYSCHCNPGYRSHPQHRYCVDVNECEAEPCGAGRGVCMNTGGSYNCHCNRGYRLHVGAGGRSCVDLNECAKPHLCGDGGFCLNFPGHYKCNCYPGYRLKASRPPVCEDIDECRDPSSCPDSKCENKPGSFKCIACQPGYRSQGGGACRDVNECAEGSPCSPGWCENLPGSFRCTCAQGYAPAPDGRSCQDVDECEAGDVCDNGICTNTPGSFQCQCLSGYHLSRDRSRCEDIDECDFPAACIGGDCINTNGSYRCLCPQGHRLVGGRKCQDIDECSQDPGLCLPHGACENLQGSYACICDEGFTPTQDHHGCEEVEPPHHKKECYLNFDDTVFCDSVLATNVTQQECCCSLGAGWGDHCEIYPCPVYSSAEFHSLCPDGKGYTQDNNIVNYGIPAHRDIDECILFGAEICKEGKCVNTQPGYECYCKQGFYYDGNLLECVDVDECLDESNCRNGVCENTRGGYRCACTPPAEYSPAQRQCLSPEEMDVDECQDPAACRPGRCVNLPGSYRCECRPPWVPGPSGRDCQLPESPAERAPERRDVCWAQRGEDGMCAGPLAGPTLTFDDCCCRQGRGWGAQCRPCPPRSSGSQCPTSQSESNSFWDASPLLLGKPPREEDSSEEDSDECRCVSGRCVPRPGGAVCECPGGFQLDASRARCVDIDECRELNQRGLLCKSERCVNTSGSFRCVCKAGFARSRPHGACVPQRRR; translated from the exons ATGCCCGGGCCCCGCGGGGCTGCTGGCGGCCTGGCCCCTGAGatgcgcggggcgggggcggcggggctgctggcgctgctgctgctgctgctgccgctgggCCCGGGCGGCGGGGCCGAGGGGGGGCCGGCGGGCGAGCGGGgcgccggcgggggcggggcgctgGCCCGCGAGCGCTTCAAGGTGGTCTTTGCGCCGGTGATCTGCAAGCGGACCTGTCTCAAGGGCCAGTGTCGGGACAGTTGTCAGCAGGGCTCCAACATGACGCTCATCGGAGAGAACGGCCACAGCACCGATACGCTCACGGGCTCCGGCTTCCGCGTGG TGGTGTGCCCTCTGCCCTGCATGAACGGTGGCCAGTGCTCCTCCCGAAACCAGTGCCTGTGTCCCCCGGACTTCACCGGTCGCTTCTGCCAGGTGCCCGCTGGAGGAGCTGGCGGGGGCACCGGCGGctcaggccctgggctgggccgGGCCGGGACCCTGTCCACAGGCGCGCTGTCGCCCCTGGCTCCAGAGAGCGAGTCTGTGGCCAGCAAGCACGCCATCTACGCGGTCCAGGTGATCGCGGATCCGCCCGGGCCCGGGGAGGGGCCCCCTGCCCAGCATGCAGCCTTCCTGGTGCCCCTTGGGCCGGGACAGATCTCAGCAGAAG tgCAGGCCCCGCCCCCCGTGGTGAACGTGCGCGTCCACCATCCGCCCGAGGCATCGGTCCAAGTGCACCGCATCGAGGGGCCGAATGCTGAGGGCCCCGCCCCCTCGCAGCACCTGCTGCCGCACCCCAAGCCCCAGCACCCCCGGCCacccacccagaagcccctgggcCGCTGCTTCCAGGACACTCTGCCCAAGCAGCCC TGCGGCAGCAATCCCCTCCCGGGCCTCACCAAGCAGGAAGACTGCTGCGGGAGCATCGGCACCGCCTGGGGCCAGAGCAAGTGCCATAAGTGCCCCCAGCTGCAGT ACACAGGGGTGCAAAAACCAGGACCTCTACGTGGGGAGGTGGGCGCTGACTGCCCCCAGGGCTACAAGAGACTCAACAGCACCCACTGCCAGG ACATCAACGAGTGCGCGATGCCAGGCATGTGTCGCCATGGGGACTGCCTCAACAACCCGGGCTCCTATCGCTGCGTCTGCCCACCTGGCCATAGCTTGGGCCCCTCCCGAACACAGTGCATAG CGGACAAGCCAGAGGAGAAGAGCCTGTGTTTCCGCCTGGTGAGCCCTGAGCACCAGTGCCAGCACCCACTGGCCACGCGCCTCACCCGCCAGCTCTGCTGCTGCAGCGTGGGCAAGGCCTGGGGCGCAAGGTGCCAGCGCTGCCCCGCCGACGGCACTG CTGCCTTCAAGGAGATCTGTCCAGCCGGGAAGGGGTACCACATCCTCACTTCCCACCAGACCCTCACCATTCAGGGCGAAAGtgacttttcccttttcctgcacCCCGACGGGCCACCCAAGCCCCAGCAGCTCCCGGAGAGCCCCAGCCGGGCGCCACCACCTGAGGACACGGAGGAAGAACCAG GGGTGAGCACGGACTCA CCACTGGTCGAGGAGCAGTCAGCAGCCCAGAGCCACCCGACTGCCACCACGTCTCCTGCCAGGCCCTACCCGG AGTTGATCTCCCGGCCCTCGCCACCCACTGTGCGCTGGTTCCTGCCAGACCTGCCGCCATCCCGCAGTGCGGTGGAGATCGCTCCTACTCAGGTCACAG AGACAGACGAGTGTCGCCTGAACCAGAACATCTGTGGCCACGGGGAGTGCGTCCCGGGCCCCTCGGACTACTCCTGCCATTGCAACCCGGGCTACCGGTCGCACCCGCAGCACCGCTACTGCGTGG ACGTGAACGAGTGCGAGGCGGAGCCGTGCGGCGCGGGGAGGGGCGTCTGCATGAACACCGGCGGCTCCTACAACTGCCACTGCAACCGCGGCTACCGCCTGCACGTCGGCGCCGGGGGGCGCTCGTGCGTGG ACCTGAACGAGTGCGCCAAGCCCCACCTGTGCGGCGACGGCGGCTTCTGCCTCAACTTCCCGGGCCACTACAAGTGCAACTGCTACCCCGGCTACCGGCTCAAGGCCTCACGACCGCCCGTGTGCGAAG ACATCGACGAGTGCCGAGACCCTAGCTCCTGCCCGGACAGCAAATGCGAGAACAAACCCGGGAGCTTCAAGTGCATTGCCTGTCAGCCCGGCTACCGCAGCCAGGGGGGCGGGGCCTGCCGCG ACGTGAACGAGTGTGCCGAGGGCAGCCCCTGCTCGCCCGGCTGGTGCGAGAACCTCCCAGGCTCCTTCCGCTGCACGTGCGCCCAGGGCTACGCGCCTGCGCCCGATGGCCGCAGCTGCCAGG ATGTGGATGAGTGTGAGGCGGGGGATGTGTGTGACAACGGCATCTGCACCAACACACCAGGCTCCTTCCAGTGTCAGTGCCTCTCTGGCTACCATCTATCAAGAGACCGGAGCCGATGCGAGG ACATCGATGAGTGTGACTTCCCCGCAGCCTGCATTGGCGGTGACTGCATCAACACCAATGGCTCCTACCGATGTCTCTGTCCCCAGGGGCATCGGCTGGTAGGCGGCAGGAAGTGCCAAG ACATAGATGAATGCAGCCAGGACCCTGGCCTGTGCCTTCCTCACGGGGCCTGTGAGAACCTGCAGGGCTCCTACGCTTGCATCTGTGATGAGGGCTTCACGCCCACCCAGGACCACCACGGCTGTGAGG aGGTGGAGCCGCCCCACCACAAGAAGGAGTGCTACCTTAACTTCGATGACACGGTGTTCTGCGACAGTGTACTGGCCACCAATGTCACCCAGCAAGAATGCTGCTGTTCGCTGGGAGCTGGCTGGGGAGACCACTGTGAGATCTATCCCTGCCCAGTctacagctcag CTGAGTTCCACAGTCTCTGCCCAGACGGGAAGGGCTACACTCAAGACAACAACATTGTCAACTACGGCATCCCAGCCCACCGTG ATATCGACGAGTGCATATTGTTTGGGGCGGAGATCTGCAAGGAGGGCAAGTGCGTGAATACGCAGCCGGGCTACGAGTGCTATTGCAAGCAAGGCTTCTACTACGACGGGAACCTACTGGAGTGCGTGG ACGTGGACGAGTGCCTGGACGAGTCCAACTGCCGGAACGGAGTGTGTGAGAACACGCGCGGCGGCTACCGCTGTGCCTGCACGCCCCCGGCCGAGTACAGCCCAGCGCAGCGCCAGTGTCTGAGCCCAGAGGAGATGG ACGTAGACGAGTGCCAGGACCCGGCAGCCTGCCGCCCTGGTCGCTGCGTCAACCTGCCGGGCTCCTACCGCTGCGAGTGCCGCCCGCCCTGGGTGCCCGGGCCCTCCGGCCGCGATTGCCAGCTCCCGGAGAGCCCAGCCG AGCGTGCCCCGGAGCGGCGGGACGTGTGCTGGGCCCAGCGTGGAGAAGACGGCATGTGCGCGGGGCCCCTAGCCGGGCCAACCCTCACCTTCGACGACTGCTGCTGTCGCCAGGGCCGCGGCTGGGGAGCGCAGTGCCGCCCCTGCCCGCCGCGCAGCTCCG GGTCCCAGTGCCCGACGTCGCAGAGTGAGAGCAATTCTTTCTGGGACGCGAGTCCCCTGCTGCTGGGGAAGCCCCCTCGAG AAGAGGACAGCTCAGAGGAGGATTCGGACGAGTGCCGCTGCGTGAGTGGCCGCTGCGTGCCCCGACCCGGTGGCGCCGTGTGCGAGTGTCCTGGAGGCTTCCAGCTCGACGCCTCTCGCGCGCGCTGTGTGG acatcGACGAGTGCCGGGAGCTGAACCAGCGCGGGCTGCTGTGCAAGAGCGAGCGCTGCGTGAACACAAGTGGCTCCTTCCGCTGCGTCTGCAAAGCTGGCTTCGCGCGCAGCCGCCCGCACGGGGCCTGCGTGCCCCAGCGCCGCCGCTGA